The DNA region ATAGCCGACGGGCTCCGCCCCGTCGGCGCGCCCGTACGAACCGCCTCTCATGCGCTACTGGCTCACCAAATTCAGCCACGCCTTCCGCGGCTTCGGCCTGGCCGCGCGGCAAGAAAGCAGCCTCCAAGTCCACTTCGCCGCGGCCGCGGCGGTGGCGGCGCTCGCCGTGTGGTTGCAGGTGTCGATGGTCGAGGCGGCGCTGCTGACGATCTCGATGACGATCGTCATCTCCGCCGAGCTGATGAACGCGGCGATCGAGCGGCTGGCGAAGGCAGTCACGCGAGAACAGAACCCCTACGTGCGCGACGCGCTGGACGTGGCGAGCGGCGCGGTAATGGCGGCGGTGATGGGCGCCGTGCTGGTGGGCGCCGCAGTCGTCTTCGTGCGCCTTGCGTGACGACGCTTACTTGCGTTTGGCGGCGGCGAAAGCTGCGGCGACGTCCAGCGTGAACCCATCGAGCAGCTTCGACGGCGCCTCGCTCTGGGCCACGACATTCGCGAGCTCGACGTACGCGGCGCCTTGGAGCGTCAGCACGCGCACCCGCTGCTCCTGCGGGTCGACGATCCAATACTCCTGGATCCCGGCCGCGGCGTAGGCGACTACTTTGTCCTCGTGGTCACGCGTGTGGCTGCGGTCGTCGGGGCTGACGACCTCCATCACCAAATCGGCGCCGTGGTAGTACTTGTCACTCGCCTCGTGGCGGGCGGTGGTGTTGAACAGGACATCCGGTTCGCGGTACTTCGTTTCGTTCAGCCAAGTCGGAAGCGGGCCAAAGAGCACGACTCCTAAGTCGCGGGGCTCGACGAAC from Pirellulimonas nuda includes:
- a CDS encoding diacylglycerol kinase family protein, whose product is MRYWLTKFSHAFRGFGLAARQESSLQVHFAAAAAVAALAVWLQVSMVEAALLTISMTIVISAELMNAAIERLAKAVTREQNPYVRDALDVASGAVMAAVMGAVLVGAAVVFVRLA
- a CDS encoding Uma2 family endonuclease, whose translation is MSSILDHAGMSITGVEIPPTPLPAQADELTWDIARLFPRQGSWTVEQYLQLTETVNWPMEFTDGVIEFLPMPTIAHQLLVRFLMDALRAFVEPRDLGVVLFGPLPTWLNETKYREPDVLFNTTARHEASDKYYHGADLVMEVVSPDDRSHTRDHEDKVVAYAAAGIQEYWIVDPQEQRVRVLTLQGAAYVELANVVAQSEAPSKLLDGFTLDVAAAFAAAKRK